The Glycine soja cultivar W05 chromosome 9, ASM419377v2, whole genome shotgun sequence sequence TTGCGCCCACAAGGATGACACTTCAACTTGCAGACCGTTCGATCACAAAGCCCTATGGTGTAGTTGAAGATGTTCTAGCCAAAGTCCGCCAATTCATATTTCCCGTGGATTTTTTCATTATGGACATTGAGGAAGACTCAGATATTCCACTGATTTTGGGTCTCCCATTCATGTTGACAGCTAAGTGTGTAGTTGGCATGGGCAATGGTAACTTAGAAATGAGTGTTGATGATAAAAAAGTTaccattaatttatttgaagCAATCAAACATCCCAATGACCACAAGGCGTGTTTCAAAGTGGAAACAATTGAGCAAGAAGCTAATATGGTGGTTCAAAACATGACCTCTCACTCTCCATTGGAGAAGGTGTTGATAAATTCTATTGATTGTCTCACAAAAGAGGAGGAGAAAGATCTTATGGCCTGTTTGGAGGACCTAGATAAACTGAAGGTAATTCCTTCAGGAGAATGTGTCTTTGAAGAGCTAAAGAAGAATCCCACAATAGAGAAACCCAAGGTAGACTTGAAAGTCCTACCAGCGCATTTGAAGTATGCATTCTTGGAAGAGAATGAAGCAAAGCTGGTGGTGATCAACAACACCTTATCCTCTAATGAAGAGTTCTGATTGTTTGAAGTTCTCAAGAAACACAGggctgtggaagcaatgtcttccaaggttattttgatgatgccaaagaatcaaaagttaagcaaagtttcaagcaaagattcacgaatcaagtttcaagtttcaagattcaagattcaagaatcaagtttcaagtttcaagattcaagattcaagaaaaatcaagatcaagattcaagactcaagaataaagagaagactcaatcaagataagtactaaaaagtatttcaaaacattgagtagcacatgaagttttcacaaaatcttttaccaaagagttttactctctggtaatcgattaataccagtataaaattcttgtgtttgtcttcttcttccttacactctttaatttccgctttgtacttttcttttacgctttacttttgtttaatttacataacttagtagtaaagcctaattgaatctagtaacattaagaaggataagattttaattagtcaaggcatattaataattaattcaacccccctttcttaattattccgaggccacttgatccaacaagtggtatcagagtaggtatcttgtagaaagtttaaccacttcaagattcacggcctctttaaattctttgtttttcaaaagtattttcaggaataGGTCAAATCTGAAATCATTTCAAGATTATGATGAAGACCAATCCAACTTATGTCTCATGAGAATAACAAGGAAGAATC is a genomic window containing:
- the LOC114368307 gene encoding uncharacterized protein LOC114368307, with translation MPLYTKFLKDLLTKKGKYINNESIVVEGNCNAVIQRILPQKFKDPGSVTILCFVGVLLVGKGLIGLGASINLMPLSMCRRIGNLRIAPTRMTLQLADRSITKPYGVVEDVLAKVRQFIFPVDFFIMDIEEDSDIPLILGLPFMLTAKCVVGMGNGNLEMSVDDKKVTINLFEAIKHPNDHKACFKVETIEQEANMVVQNMTSHSPLEKVLINSIDCLTKEEEKDLMACLEDLDKLKVIPSGECVFEELKKNPTIEKPKVDLKVLPAHLKYAFLEENEAKLVVINNTLSSNEEF